A single window of Caldimicrobium thiodismutans DNA harbors:
- the recG gene encoding ATP-dependent DNA helicase RecG: MDTKENWLKRFSNIIESLTKKDFALLPKSKDLEKTFLQLLKEAPPEIPTDLQTQLRLLSQSLDALSMDEKKLRLLKIKDLLLQKNFNEPLKLDGPEDIPSLETYRKNRKILSQGIETLKGIGPKLAQKLAKRDLHTIEDLLFFLPRTYEDRRKITPIGNLVEGVKAVVFGEILKSGINYYSRRKTYEILITDGTGFLTLKWFHFQDKVMRGLFPVGKKIYAIGEVNRFLRNLEMSHPETISEEDTEKIAAELGHIVPIYPTLERIPEKTLRKILQRVVKEYVEYVDNLIPTKFLQRVKLLPLKKALIALHLPQNSEKIEILLDGNNLYHRSLSFEEFFFLELGLALKKSKIALEKGIAFNVESRLAKDFLEKLPFELTSAQKKVIEEIKRDMARDIPMNRLIQGDVGCGKTVVAFVAGLIAIENGYQVALMAPTEILAEQHYRSFRSYAQLMGVESALLTGGLAPSRKREICNGLATGFYKFVIGTHALFQEGVEFKRLGLVIIDEQHRFGVLQRASLREKAKGLNPDTLVMTATPIPRTLALTVYGDLDVSIIDEMPKGRKPVITKLFLEYNRRLAYEEVRKELQKGHQAYVILPLIEESEALDLKAVLTHGKELQEDIFPEFKVGILHGKMSSQEKDMVMQAFKRREIDVLVSTTVVEVGVDVPNATVIVIEHAERFGLSQLHQLRGRVGRSDKQSYCFLIAYKISFQSEAYKRLQVLCKTNDGFKIAEADMHLRGPGDIFGTQQSGFIEFKRADPVRDIDLLLLAKEAAFELIKEDPTLERYPALREELFRRWEERLKLSEIA, encoded by the coding sequence ATGGATACCAAGGAAAACTGGCTAAAGAGATTCTCAAATATTATAGAATCTTTAACTAAGAAGGACTTTGCTCTTTTGCCTAAAAGCAAAGACCTTGAAAAGACCTTTCTGCAACTTCTCAAAGAGGCTCCCCCAGAAATTCCCACGGATTTACAAACCCAGTTAAGACTCCTTTCTCAAAGCTTAGATGCTCTCTCAATGGATGAGAAAAAACTTCGCCTTTTAAAGATAAAAGACCTTCTTTTACAAAAAAATTTTAATGAACCTTTAAAACTTGATGGTCCTGAAGATATCCCTTCCCTTGAAACTTATCGTAAAAATCGTAAGATCCTTTCTCAAGGAATAGAAACCCTTAAAGGGATTGGCCCAAAACTTGCTCAAAAACTGGCTAAAAGAGACCTTCATACTATAGAGGATCTTCTCTTTTTTTTACCCCGAACTTATGAGGACCGAAGAAAGATCACCCCTATAGGAAATTTAGTTGAAGGAGTGAAGGCGGTAGTTTTTGGTGAAATCCTTAAAAGTGGGATCAATTATTATTCACGGCGTAAAACCTATGAGATTCTTATTACTGATGGGACTGGTTTTCTCACCCTCAAATGGTTTCATTTTCAGGATAAGGTCATGCGAGGCCTCTTTCCGGTAGGAAAGAAAATCTATGCTATAGGAGAGGTCAACCGATTCTTACGCAATCTTGAAATGAGTCATCCTGAGACTATTTCAGAAGAGGATACAGAAAAAATAGCAGCTGAACTGGGGCATATTGTCCCAATTTATCCAACCTTAGAGAGGATTCCAGAAAAGACCTTAAGAAAGATCCTCCAAAGAGTTGTAAAGGAATATGTTGAATATGTAGATAACCTTATTCCTACCAAATTCTTACAGAGGGTTAAACTTCTCCCTTTAAAAAAGGCTTTGATAGCCTTACATTTACCTCAAAATTCGGAAAAAATAGAAATTCTTCTGGATGGAAACAATCTTTATCATCGAAGTCTCTCCTTTGAAGAGTTTTTTTTCCTTGAGCTTGGTCTTGCCCTTAAGAAAAGCAAAATTGCCCTTGAAAAGGGAATTGCCTTTAATGTTGAATCAAGGCTGGCAAAAGATTTTTTAGAGAAACTTCCCTTTGAGCTAACCTCTGCCCAAAAGAAGGTCATAGAAGAGATCAAAAGGGATATGGCCCGAGATATACCTATGAATAGGCTTATTCAGGGGGATGTGGGGTGTGGAAAAACTGTAGTTGCCTTTGTAGCTGGCCTTATTGCCATTGAGAATGGATATCAAGTAGCCCTTATGGCTCCTACAGAAATTCTTGCGGAACAGCACTATCGCAGTTTCAGAAGTTATGCTCAGCTTATGGGGGTTGAAAGTGCTCTTCTTACAGGAGGACTTGCACCCTCCCGAAAAAGGGAAATCTGTAATGGCCTTGCCACAGGCTTTTATAAATTTGTTATAGGAACCCATGCGCTCTTTCAAGAAGGGGTGGAATTTAAAAGGCTTGGCCTGGTTATTATTGATGAGCAACATCGCTTTGGCGTCCTTCAGAGGGCTTCTCTCCGGGAAAAAGCTAAAGGTCTTAACCCGGATACCCTGGTTATGACTGCAACTCCTATCCCCAGAACTCTTGCTCTTACCGTCTATGGAGATTTAGATGTATCTATTATTGATGAGATGCCTAAGGGAAGAAAACCGGTTATAACCAAGCTCTTTCTGGAATATAACCGAAGACTGGCTTATGAAGAGGTAAGAAAGGAGCTCCAGAAAGGGCATCAGGCCTATGTGATTTTACCCCTTATTGAAGAGTCCGAGGCCTTGGACTTAAAGGCAGTCCTTACTCACGGGAAAGAGCTTCAAGAAGATATATTTCCTGAATTCAAGGTGGGTATCTTACATGGTAAAATGAGCTCTCAGGAAAAAGACATGGTTATGCAGGCCTTCAAAAGAAGAGAGATAGATGTGCTTGTCTCAACAACTGTCGTTGAAGTAGGGGTGGATGTTCCCAATGCAACAGTCATAGTTATTGAACATGCTGAAAGATTTGGGCTTTCGCAGTTACATCAGTTGAGGGGCCGAGTAGGTAGAAGTGATAAACAATCTTATTGTTTCTTGATAGCCTACAAGATCTCTTTCCAAAGTGAAGCTTACAAACGCCTGCAGGTTCTGTGTAAAACCAATGATGGCTTTAAGATAGCAGAGGCAGATATGCACCTTAGAGGTCCAGGGGATATCTTCGGGACTCAGCAATCCGGTTTTATTGAATTTAAAAGGGCAGATCCAGTAAGAGATATAGATCTTCTTCTGCTGGCCAAAGAAGCAGCCTTTGAACTTATTAAAGAAGACCCCACCCTTGAAAGGTATCCAGCTT
- a CDS encoding glycosyltransferase family 2 protein, translating into MEPHVSVIIPTYNRAHLLERAIKSVLRQSYSSLELIVIDDGSKDNTPRVISKYPLRYVRLPDNRGVAFARNRGILKARGNLIAFLDSDDEFLPSKIEKQIKYLEKNLWAKLVQTEEIWYKGKKRLNPKRYHAKAEGFFLERAVKLCVVSISTLLVKKEVFDEIGLFDESFPVCEDYEFFLRVALKMPMGLIKEPLVIKYGGRSDQLSQQRGLDFYRIKALLKIYKEFSPYLSSEEKLLLLSEAKNKSKIFLKGAFKHGNLRKIFELQKIWSNFNLQSISVT; encoded by the coding sequence ATGGAGCCCCATGTTTCTGTAATTATTCCTACCTATAATAGGGCCCATCTTTTGGAAAGGGCTATAAAAAGTGTTCTTCGGCAGAGCTATTCTTCTCTGGAATTGATTGTGATTGATGATGGCTCAAAGGATAATACTCCGAGGGTGATTTCAAAATATCCCTTAAGATATGTGCGTCTTCCAGACAACAGGGGTGTTGCCTTTGCAAGGAATCGAGGCATCCTTAAAGCCCGGGGAAATCTTATAGCCTTTCTGGATAGTGATGATGAATTTTTACCCTCTAAGATAGAAAAACAGATTAAATATTTAGAAAAAAACCTCTGGGCTAAGCTTGTTCAGACTGAAGAGATCTGGTATAAAGGGAAAAAGAGACTAAACCCCAAGAGGTATCATGCCAAGGCAGAAGGATTTTTCTTAGAGCGCGCGGTAAAACTCTGTGTTGTCTCTATTTCCACCTTACTTGTTAAAAAAGAAGTCTTTGATGAAATTGGACTTTTTGACGAATCCTTCCCAGTTTGTGAGGATTACGAATTCTTCCTGAGAGTGGCTTTAAAGATGCCTATGGGACTTATAAAGGAACCTCTGGTCATAAAGTATGGAGGTAGATCTGATCAACTCTCTCAACAGAGGGGTCTTGATTTTTACCGCATAAAGGCCTTATTGAAGATTTATAAAGAATTCAGTCCATACCTTTCATCAGAAGAAAAACTTCTTCTTCTCTCTGAGGCGAAGAATAAAAGCAAAATCTTTCTCAAAGGGGCTTTCAAACACGGAAACTTAAGAAAAATCTTTGAACTTCAAAAAATTTGGAGTAATTTTAATCTTCAGAGTATTTCAGTGACATAA
- a CDS encoding ASKHA domain-containing protein, with translation MPRVLFQPYQIEAEISPDETVIDLAMKLGIHINASCGGIGVCNKCKVFLESGEAKGEKIEDIYYKACTLYPVTDIVVRIPVESHFDRKALLRKTRAQALERKETLSLDPPIKKVYLELTPPDIEENTPDLERLLSALSEKEFEITEVPYSLLRSLPHVLREADFKVTVTLFKHARGYRLIDLEAGYTLERNLAVAMDLGTTTLQLELLDLNSGETLAYTSDYNPQISYGEDVISRIEFARKKDGLKLLAERVKERSLLLMEELLKEAGRKISEINLFSIAGNTVMTHLFLELEPRFLREYPYVPVAKNYPLLRAKDLGLPLKEESVVLFSPSVASYVGGDITAGVLASLMAQEEQLTLFIDLGTNGEIVVGNRDFLMCAACSAGPAFEGGGIKCGMRATSGAIESVNIDPQTYEPMFLTIGRKKAKGICGSGIISLMASLLRVGLIDKAGKYRRDLKHPRLREGDEGYEYILVFKEDSATGADIVFTENDIENLIRAKGAMFAGYQILLESVGLSINELERVFLAGTFGSYIDLEDAITIGLLPDLPRDRFYFLGNTSLQGAKKVVLYTHKREELMRITQMMTHVELSNHPKYMDYYMAALFLPHTDESLFPSLSQRG, from the coding sequence ATGCCCAGGGTTTTGTTTCAACCCTATCAAATAGAAGCTGAGATTTCACCTGATGAGACAGTTATTGATCTGGCAATGAAGCTTGGCATTCATATAAATGCAAGCTGTGGAGGAATCGGGGTATGTAATAAGTGCAAGGTCTTCCTTGAGTCAGGAGAGGCTAAGGGAGAAAAGATTGAGGATATCTATTATAAGGCCTGTACCCTCTATCCGGTAACTGATATAGTTGTGCGCATCCCTGTGGAAAGCCATTTTGACCGGAAGGCTCTTCTTCGCAAAACAAGAGCACAAGCCCTTGAAAGAAAAGAGACCTTATCCCTTGATCCACCTATTAAAAAGGTTTATTTAGAACTTACCCCTCCTGATATTGAAGAAAATACCCCTGATCTTGAGAGGCTTTTAAGTGCTCTATCAGAGAAGGAATTTGAAATAACCGAAGTCCCCTATTCTCTTTTAAGAAGTCTCCCCCATGTCCTCAGAGAGGCTGATTTTAAAGTAACGGTGACTCTTTTTAAGCATGCCAGGGGTTATCGTTTAATTGACCTTGAAGCAGGCTATACCCTTGAAAGGAATCTTGCAGTAGCTATGGATCTCGGGACAACCACCCTTCAGCTTGAGTTACTTGACTTAAATTCTGGAGAAACCTTAGCCTATACCTCTGATTATAATCCTCAGATTAGCTATGGTGAAGATGTTATAAGTAGAATAGAGTTTGCCCGCAAAAAGGATGGTCTGAAACTCTTAGCAGAAAGAGTTAAAGAAAGATCCCTTCTCCTTATGGAGGAACTCCTCAAAGAGGCGGGAAGAAAAATAAGTGAAATAAATCTCTTCTCTATAGCTGGAAATACTGTTATGACCCATCTTTTTCTTGAGCTTGAACCCCGTTTTTTAAGGGAGTATCCCTATGTGCCTGTAGCAAAAAATTATCCACTTCTTAGAGCTAAAGATTTAGGGCTTCCTTTGAAGGAGGAGAGTGTTGTGCTCTTTTCTCCATCTGTGGCAAGCTATGTGGGTGGTGATATTACAGCAGGGGTGCTTGCATCACTTATGGCCCAGGAAGAGCAGTTAACCCTTTTTATTGATCTTGGGACCAATGGGGAGATAGTGGTTGGAAACAGAGATTTTCTTATGTGTGCAGCTTGTTCAGCCGGGCCAGCTTTTGAAGGGGGTGGTATAAAATGCGGTATGAGGGCAACAAGTGGCGCCATTGAATCTGTTAATATTGATCCTCAAACCTATGAGCCCATGTTTCTTACCATCGGAAGGAAAAAGGCTAAGGGGATTTGTGGCTCAGGAATAATCTCTCTTATGGCAAGTTTACTCAGGGTTGGCCTTATTGATAAGGCTGGAAAATATAGACGAGATCTTAAGCATCCCAGATTAAGAGAGGGTGATGAGGGCTATGAATATATACTTGTTTTTAAAGAGGACTCAGCAACTGGTGCAGATATAGTCTTTACAGAAAATGATATAGAAAATCTTATCCGCGCTAAAGGGGCTATGTTTGCAGGTTATCAGATTCTTCTTGAATCTGTGGGCTTAAGTATTAATGAGCTTGAGAGGGTTTTTTTAGCTGGAACTTTTGGAAGTTATATTGACCTTGAGGATGCTATAACCATTGGGCTTCTTCCTGATCTTCCAAGAGATCGTTTTTATTTTCTTGGGAATACCAGTTTACAGGGTGCCAAAAAGGTGGTATTATATACTCATAAAAGAGAGGAGCTTATGAGAATAACTCAAATGATGACCCATGTTGAGCTTTCCAATCATCCCAAGTATATGGACTATTATATGGCAGCACTATTTTTACCCCATACAGATGAATCCCTATTCCCATCCCTAAGTCAGAGAGGTTAA
- a CDS encoding phosphatidylserine decarboxylase: MIHPEGRPFVLFPLLASGLSALIKRPKLACSFLGLSLANAFFFRNPKREPLLEPELVISPADGKIICCKVEERPDWFDGPLYRIGIFMRLWDVHINRSPVSGKVLKVIHLQGEKRPVFLDESLEKNEKIFYLIEREDGFPFWVVQIAGIVARRAKNFVLPGDDLVTGDLLGIIKFSSRVELFFPFEGAELFVKEGQKVFAGETVLAKIPLKSLA; encoded by the coding sequence ATGATCCATCCAGAGGGACGGCCTTTTGTGCTTTTTCCTTTATTAGCTTCAGGCCTTTCTGCCCTGATTAAAAGGCCGAAGCTTGCCTGTTCCTTTCTTGGTCTTTCTTTGGCAAATGCCTTCTTTTTCAGAAATCCAAAGAGAGAACCCCTCCTTGAACCTGAGCTTGTTATCTCTCCTGCAGATGGGAAGATTATTTGTTGTAAGGTTGAGGAAAGACCTGACTGGTTTGATGGGCCTCTCTATCGGATTGGAATATTTATGCGTCTCTGGGATGTGCATATAAATCGTAGTCCAGTTTCAGGAAAGGTCCTTAAGGTGATCCATCTTCAGGGAGAAAAAAGGCCTGTTTTTTTGGATGAGAGCTTAGAAAAGAATGAGAAGATCTTTTACCTCATTGAAAGGGAAGACGGATTTCCCTTCTGGGTGGTTCAGATTGCTGGGATTGTAGCCCGCCGGGCTAAAAATTTTGTCCTCCCCGGAGATGATCTCGTTACCGGTGATCTTCTCGGGATAATCAAGTTTAGCTCAAGGGTTGAACTCTTTTTCCCCTTTGAAGGGGCAGAACTCTTTGTTAAGGAAGGACAGAAGGTCTTTGCCGGAGAAACAGTGCTTGCTAAGATTCCTCTTAAATCCCTGGCATGA
- the pssA gene encoding CDP-diacylglycerol--serine O-phosphatidyltransferase, with product MTPLLPHIFTTLNLFAGFFAIIASFEGRFYQAGVAILLAIVFDVFDGRIARLIGQMSKFGKEFDSLADMVSFGIAPAVLIYNFSLRGFSRMGWLACFLYAACVALRLARFNVKSSSTLYFEGLPSPAGGAIISATVLLLLNLGVELFYRNWLLLIMVYLLAYLFISPIKYPAFKEIKIKSAQTFYFLVLFLLMLTLTAANPPLLLFVFVAFYILIGPFVLFGRYGSRFFKKIFKRGQKT from the coding sequence ATGACGCCTCTTTTACCTCATATTTTTACTACCCTTAATCTTTTTGCCGGTTTTTTTGCTATTATAGCCTCCTTTGAAGGGAGGTTCTATCAGGCTGGAGTGGCTATTCTTCTTGCCATTGTTTTTGATGTCTTTGATGGGAGAATTGCCCGCCTAATAGGACAAATGAGTAAATTCGGAAAGGAGTTTGATTCCTTAGCAGATATGGTCTCCTTTGGTATTGCTCCAGCTGTTCTAATTTACAACTTTTCTTTAAGAGGTTTTTCTCGGATGGGGTGGTTGGCCTGTTTTTTATATGCAGCCTGCGTTGCCCTAAGATTAGCAAGATTTAATGTAAAGTCTTCCTCTACGCTCTATTTTGAAGGATTACCATCCCCTGCAGGAGGCGCTATTATCTCTGCAACAGTTTTGCTCCTCTTAAATCTTGGAGTTGAGCTGTTTTATAGAAATTGGCTCCTCCTGATCATGGTCTATCTTCTTGCCTATCTTTTTATTTCACCTATTAAATATCCTGCCTTTAAGGAGATAAAGATTAAAAGTGCTCAGACCTTTTATTTTCTTGTTCTTTTTCTTTTGATGCTTACCCTTACTGCTGCTAATCCACCGCTCCTTCTTTTTGTTTTTGTTGCCTTTTATATCCTCATTGGCCCATTTGTTCTCTTTGGAAGGTATGGATCCAGATTCTTTAAAAAAATTTTTAAAAGAGGGCAAAAAACATAG
- a CDS encoding DUF370 domain-containing protein, whose product MAVSGKLLNIGFGNYVVADRVIAIVNPNSAPMKRLKEEAKDTKRLVDATQGRKTRSIIITDSNHVILSAIQAETIAQRFATDTFKLKEEEE is encoded by the coding sequence ATGGCAGTTTCAGGAAAGCTTTTGAACATAGGTTTTGGTAATTATGTAGTGGCAGATAGGGTTATTGCCATTGTCAATCCCAATTCTGCTCCTATGAAAAGGCTCAAAGAAGAGGCCAAGGATACCAAAAGATTGGTTGATGCTACCCAGGGGCGAAAGACCCGTTCTATTATTATAACTGATAGCAACCATGTTATCCTTTCTGCTATTCAGGCTGAAACCATAGCTCAGCGATTTGCAACAGATACCTTTAAACTTAAGGAAGAGGAAGAGTAG
- the gmk gene encoding guanylate kinase, with the protein MENLILIVSGPSGAGKSTLLKELPEEEFYFSISHTTRVPRPGEVDGRDYYFISRETFLEMLKRGDFLEWIEVHSNLYGTAKTEIDKAFSQGKHLVFDVEVIGAGNLKKYFGPLVVSIFIAPPNLKILEDRLRKRGAETEEKLQERLKRSSFELSLAPFFDYIVVNDDLAEAKKRFLSIIRAELCRPYRVKPSF; encoded by the coding sequence TTGGAAAATTTGATCCTTATCGTTTCCGGGCCATCAGGGGCTGGGAAAAGCACTCTTCTAAAGGAACTTCCAGAAGAGGAATTTTATTTTTCAATATCTCATACCACCCGTGTTCCCAGACCAGGCGAGGTTGATGGAAGAGATTACTATTTTATCTCCCGAGAGACCTTTCTTGAGATGCTTAAGCGTGGAGATTTTCTTGAGTGGATAGAGGTGCATTCTAACCTTTATGGAACAGCCAAAACAGAAATTGATAAGGCCTTTTCTCAGGGGAAGCATTTAGTCTTTGATGTGGAGGTTATAGGGGCAGGCAATCTTAAGAAATATTTTGGTCCCCTTGTGGTCTCCATATTCATTGCTCCTCCGAACTTAAAGATTCTTGAAGACCGCCTGAGGAAAAGAGGGGCAGAAACTGAAGAAAAGCTTCAGGAAAGATTGAAGAGATCAAGTTTTGAACTATCCTTAGCCCCATTCTTTGATTATATAGTTGTAAATGATGATTTAGCTGAGGCTAAGAAGAGGTTTCTTTCTATCATCAGGGCAGAGCTTTGTCGCCCTTACAGGGTTAAACCCTCTTTCTGA
- the rlmB gene encoding 23S rRNA (guanosine(2251)-2'-O)-methyltransferase RlmB, which yields MSRVIWGINPLLEVLKNQPELIEEIVLEKKSLSGKKFQILEKAKALGIPVKIWSKGAFFPPKVPHDSHTQGVVAYLRTFEYAELEDIVALWETRGEDPLVIALDEVTDPQNVGSILRVADSAGVHGLIIPKHRACEITGTVIKVSAGSAFHLPIVRVTNLKEAISYFKERGLWVLGLTHKTETTLYDLDLKIPLLLIAGNEGKGIRPSILERCDFQAHLPMRGKVESLNVSQAVSIALYEILRQRYYCAVK from the coding sequence ATGTCAAGGGTTATCTGGGGAATTAATCCCCTTCTTGAGGTTTTAAAAAACCAACCTGAGCTTATTGAAGAGATAGTTCTTGAGAAGAAGTCCCTTTCGGGTAAGAAGTTTCAGATTCTTGAAAAAGCTAAAGCCCTTGGGATTCCTGTTAAAATCTGGTCAAAGGGTGCTTTTTTTCCACCCAAGGTTCCCCATGATTCCCATACTCAGGGTGTAGTTGCCTATTTACGCACCTTTGAGTATGCAGAGCTCGAGGATATAGTTGCTCTCTGGGAGACAAGAGGAGAGGATCCCTTAGTTATAGCTCTTGATGAGGTTACAGACCCCCAGAATGTAGGAAGTATTTTAAGGGTTGCTGATTCAGCTGGAGTTCATGGGCTTATTATTCCCAAGCACAGGGCCTGTGAAATAACTGGCACGGTGATTAAAGTCTCAGCTGGGTCTGCCTTTCATCTTCCCATTGTAAGGGTAACCAATTTAAAAGAAGCGATCTCTTATTTTAAGGAAAGAGGCCTCTGGGTTCTTGGGCTAACCCACAAGACTGAAACAACTCTTTATGACCTTGACTTAAAAATCCCTCTTCTTTTGATAGCTGGAAATGAGGGAAAAGGGATAAGACCCTCCATTCTGGAAAGATGTGATTTTCAAGCCCATCTTCCTATGCGCGGAAAGGTTGAAAGCCTCAATGTTTCTCAGGCAGTAAGTATTGCTCTTTATGAGATCTTAAGACAGAGATATTACTGCGCTGTAAAGTAG
- a CDS encoding histidinol phosphate phosphatase domain-containing protein: MFDFHCHSVFSDGELIPAEIWRRVKVLGYSAIAITDHADPSNFEFILGNLLKIKDAFRGLTPRLIAGIELTHVPPELIPELIQKARALGAEIVVVHGETIVEPVAEGTNRSAILGGADILAHPGLISEEEVKLAAEKGVFLEISGRKGHSFTNGHVVKLAKKYQAPLIINSDAHSPSDLLSQELASKIALGAGLTLDELKNLWNLVKNRLLRI; this comes from the coding sequence TTGTTTGATTTTCACTGTCATTCCGTATTTAGTGACGGAGAGTTAATTCCTGCAGAGATCTGGCGAAGGGTTAAAGTTCTTGGCTATTCAGCCATAGCTATAACTGATCATGCAGATCCTTCTAACTTTGAATTTATTCTTGGAAATCTCTTGAAAATCAAAGATGCCTTCAGGGGCTTAACTCCCCGTCTCATAGCAGGAATTGAGTTAACCCATGTTCCCCCTGAGCTTATACCAGAGCTTATTCAGAAGGCACGAGCTCTTGGGGCAGAAATAGTAGTAGTGCATGGGGAGACCATTGTTGAGCCAGTGGCAGAAGGAACCAATAGATCTGCAATCCTTGGTGGAGCTGATATTCTTGCTCACCCGGGGCTTATCAGTGAAGAAGAGGTTAAACTTGCTGCAGAAAAAGGGGTCTTTCTTGAAATCTCAGGAAGAAAGGGGCACTCCTTTACAAATGGACATGTGGTAAAATTAGCTAAAAAATATCAGGCCCCTTTGATTATAAATTCCGATGCCCATAGTCCTTCTGACCTTTTAAGCCAAGAACTTGCCTCCAAAATAGCCCTCGGGGCAGGGCTAACTCTGGATGAACTCAAAAATCTATGGAATTTGGTAAAGAACCGCCTTCTCAGGATCTAA
- a CDS encoding bifunctional nuclease family protein, with protein sequence MKVKVVIHGLAVDPVSNSPVMLLKELNGERILPIWIGVLEATSIASKLENIQFPRPLTHDLMKNILDFLGIRIPKIEIVDLRENTYYAVITLDIQGELVDIDARPSDAVAMALRTGAEIFVNEEVLQKSQTFAESPIKEAQEEIVGATEEEKEKLKEILEELDPKHFKYKM encoded by the coding sequence ATGAAGGTAAAGGTTGTGATTCATGGACTGGCGGTTGATCCTGTCTCAAATAGTCCTGTTATGCTCCTTAAAGAGCTAAATGGAGAGAGAATTCTACCCATCTGGATAGGTGTTTTGGAAGCTACTTCCATTGCTTCAAAACTGGAAAATATCCAATTTCCAAGACCCCTTACTCATGATCTTATGAAAAATATCCTTGATTTTCTGGGTATAAGGATTCCTAAAATTGAGATTGTTGATCTCAGGGAAAATACCTATTATGCTGTGATTACTCTTGATATTCAGGGAGAGCTGGTTGATATTGATGCCCGCCCAAGTGATGCAGTGGCTATGGCCTTAAGAACAGGAGCTGAAATCTTTGTAAATGAAGAGGTTCTTCAGAAGAGCCAGACCTTTGCAGAATCCCCTATCAAAGAAGCCCAGGAAGAAATAGTTGGAGCAACCGAAGAGGAAAAGGAGAAACTCAAAGAGATTTTAGAAGAGCTTGATCCTAAACATTTTAAATATAAGATGTAG
- a CDS encoding PD-(D/E)XK nuclease family protein — protein sequence MQRAKKSIRSKVALKEMLIRDLPELLKEDPLLKDYVASLFKENFADKRTTEEEIKALLEEIKNLRIESEKRWEEHSKRLEEHSQKLEELSQGNKILMEEILALRKRQDVQISALGARWGIKSEKTFRNAVKGLLEETFGVKVEHYETTDLEGEVFEGFPGKRVEIDLIIRNGELIVAEIKSSVSPGDVLLFEIKVKFFEKKEGRRVTRKIIISPMIDREAKSFCKSLGITFYTDVPDREEGL from the coding sequence ATGCAAAGGGCTAAAAAAAGTATCAGATCCAAAGTAGCCTTAAAGGAAATGTTAATTCGGGATCTCCCCGAACTTTTAAAGGAAGATCCCCTTCTTAAGGATTATGTAGCAAGTCTTTTCAAAGAAAATTTTGCAGACAAAAGAACCACTGAAGAAGAGATTAAGGCCCTTTTAGAGGAGATTAAGAACCTAAGAATTGAGAGTGAAAAAAGATGGGAAGAACATTCAAAGAGGCTTGAGGAACATTCTCAGAAGCTTGAAGAACTCTCTCAAGGCAATAAAATCCTGATGGAAGAAATCCTTGCCTTAAGAAAGAGACAGGATGTGCAGATTAGTGCCCTTGGGGCAAGATGGGGAATTAAATCAGAGAAAACCTTTCGCAATGCGGTAAAAGGTCTTCTTGAGGAAACCTTTGGGGTTAAGGTAGAACATTATGAAACAACTGATTTAGAAGGTGAGGTCTTTGAAGGTTTTCCTGGTAAAAGGGTTGAAATTGACCTTATTATTAGAAATGGTGAACTTATTGTAGCTGAGATTAAATCTTCCGTTAGTCCTGGAGATGTTTTGCTTTTTGAGATAAAGGTAAAGTTTTTTGAGAAAAAAGAAGGGAGAAGGGTCACAAGAAAGATAATTATTTCTCCTATGATTGATCGTGAGGCAAAGAGCTTTTGCAAAAGTCTTGGAATAACCTTTTACACGGATGTCCCTGATAGAGAAGAAGGATTATAA